One Lachnospiraceae bacterium C1.1 DNA segment encodes these proteins:
- a CDS encoding citrate synthase, producing MATIRTTYHDDYILARFFGKSSNYTEIPNELFKKYNVKKGLRNDDGTGVRIGLTRVSDVVGYDVDKDGNVVPCDGDLLYRGYSIRDLIKNRQGNFGFEETSFLLLFGFLPTKDQFKDFKKTLSDRYDMPDKFLVNEILRSPSNDLMNRMQMLTLALYNYDDDPDNVDVYETMRKGLNLISKFSALACYAYQAKMHDMQRKSLVINYPEKNYSIAENILRLMRADGKFTQREANVLDALLVIHADHGGGNNSAFTDVVIGSTGTDLYSAICGSLGALKGPKHGGANISVAKMMKEVIDKIGYTSDKNKVVKVVNSIMDGEMFDHSGLVYGFGHAVYTLSDPRAEIIRELVHSLAKEKKLEDRFNFYKLFEETVHEVTFERKNKTLPTNVDFYSGFAYEMLGIPIELYTPLFAIARVSGWVAHNVENKLYDGRIMRPATKYVGERKDFINFESRR from the coding sequence ATGGCTACGATACGAACTACCTATCATGATGATTATATTCTGGCTAGATTTTTTGGCAAATCATCAAATTATACCGAAATACCGAATGAACTTTTTAAGAAATATAATGTAAAAAAAGGTCTCAGAAATGATGATGGAACCGGTGTAAGGATCGGTCTGACACGCGTCTCTGATGTAGTCGGTTATGATGTTGATAAGGATGGCAACGTCGTACCTTGTGATGGAGATCTTCTTTATCGCGGATACAGCATAAGAGATCTTATTAAAAATCGTCAGGGAAACTTTGGCTTTGAGGAGACAAGCTTTCTTCTCTTATTCGGATTCCTTCCGACTAAAGATCAGTTCAAGGATTTCAAAAAAACTCTTTCTGACAGATATGATATGCCGGACAAGTTCCTGGTAAATGAAATCCTTCGTTCCCCCTCTAATGATCTGATGAACAGAATGCAAATGCTCACTCTTGCACTCTATAATTATGATGATGATCCGGATAATGTAGATGTATACGAAACAATGAGAAAGGGCCTTAACCTTATCTCCAAGTTTTCTGCACTTGCCTGCTATGCTTACCAGGCAAAGATGCATGACATGCAAAGAAAGAGTCTTGTAATTAACTATCCTGAGAAAAATTATTCTATAGCAGAGAATATTCTTCGTCTGATGAGAGCAGATGGTAAATTTACTCAGAGAGAAGCAAATGTACTTGATGCCTTGCTTGTTATTCATGCCGATCACGGCGGCGGAAATAATTCAGCTTTTACCGATGTTGTTATAGGATCCACAGGAACAGATCTCTACTCTGCGATCTGCGGATCTCTTGGTGCATTAAAGGGTCCTAAACATGGTGGTGCCAACATTTCTGTAGCAAAAATGATGAAGGAAGTAATCGATAAGATCGGATATACTTCTGATAAAAATAAAGTTGTAAAGGTTGTAAATTCCATTATGGACGGTGAAATGTTTGATCATTCCGGTCTAGTATATGGATTTGGACATGCCGTATATACCCTTTCAGATCCAAGAGCTGAAATAATACGCGAACTTGTTCACAGTCTTGCAAAAGAGAAGAAACTCGAAGACAGATTTAATTTCTATAAACTCTTTGAGGAAACTGTACATGAAGTCACCTTTGAAAGAAAGAACAAAACTCTTCCTACAAATGTTGATTTTTATTCCGGTTTTGCATATGAAATGCTTGGTATACCGATAGAGCTTTATACTCCATTATTTGCAATCGCCAGAGTTTCAGGCTGGGTTGCTCATAATGTTGAAAACAAACTTTATGATGGCAGGATAATGAGACCGGCAACAAAATATGTCGGAGAAAGAAAAGATTTTATAAATTTCGAATCAAGAAGATAA
- a CDS encoding ROK family protein yields the protein MAKNNTSRIVRYILNSGGASKAQIASDLNLSMPTVLAGLKGLMDEEIIIEDGSYESTGGRKAKNNIVNPNLRYSVGVDITGSHIGLVIIDMTGQLVSNKRIRMKFEPTIAYCQEWARTVNGFIDDSAIDKSKILGVGVAIAGIVDNSSRMLLRSHALNVTNLSLKNLENSISLPIYFENDANAALMAESTSDTENLMYISLSNTVGGSIYLNGKIYRGMGQKAGEFGHMLLHPGGRKCYCGKIGCSDAYLSALNLRLNDEMTLEEFMELLKNGDKDCEKVWDEYLDDLALLITNLRASFDSEIIIGGYVGYYIEDYLMELSKKIIAYSTFDMDAGFLRPSIKKREASASGAAGYFINEYIDNIS from the coding sequence ATGGCAAAAAACAACACATCCAGAATAGTCAGATATATATTGAATAGCGGAGGTGCTTCAAAGGCACAGATCGCAAGTGATCTAAATTTAAGTATGCCAACAGTTCTTGCAGGGTTAAAGGGACTGATGGACGAAGAAATTATCATTGAAGATGGCAGCTATGAATCAACCGGTGGAAGAAAGGCAAAGAACAATATTGTAAATCCAAATTTAAGGTATTCGGTTGGAGTTGATATAACCGGATCACATATAGGTTTGGTTATAATAGATATGACAGGTCAGCTGGTTTCTAATAAACGTATAAGAATGAAATTTGAACCTACCATTGCATATTGTCAGGAATGGGCTAGGACGGTAAATGGATTTATAGATGATTCAGCCATTGATAAGTCAAAGATATTAGGGGTAGGCGTAGCTATAGCAGGAATTGTTGATAACAGTTCAAGAATGCTTTTAAGGTCACATGCACTTAATGTAACAAATTTAAGTCTTAAAAATTTGGAAAACTCTATCAGCCTGCCTATATATTTTGAAAATGATGCGAACGCCGCTTTAATGGCGGAGAGTACGAGTGATACTGAGAATCTGATGTATATTTCATTAAGTAATACAGTTGGTGGATCTATATATTTAAATGGAAAAATATACAGAGGAATGGGACAGAAAGCTGGGGAATTTGGGCATATGCTCCTTCATCCGGGCGGAAGAAAATGCTACTGCGGAAAAATAGGATGTTCTGATGCATATTTATCAGCTCTTAATCTTAGGCTTAATGATGAGATGACATTAGAAGAGTTTATGGAATTATTGAAGAATGGAGATAAGGATTGCGAAAAAGTATGGGATGAATACTTAGATGATCTGGCTTTACTTATTACTAATCTTAGAGCCTCTTTTGACTCTGAGATAATCATTGGAGGATACGTCGGTTATTATATCGAGGATTATTTGATGGAGCTTAGCAAAAAGATCATTGCATACAGCACGTTTGATATGGATGCAGGATTTTTGAGACCGAGTATAAAAAAGAGAGAGGCTTCTGCATCTGGTGCAGCAGGTTATTTTATAAATGAATACATAGATAATATCTCATAA
- a CDS encoding VOC family protein encodes MDITNKINEIDHIGIPTDNIKETIDFYENLGFKVILRTYNEEAKEDVAFLKLHNYVIETLENGQRSFEDGPYQHIALNAKAVDELYEEMKSAGYIMLHDRVQYLPFWKNGVKFFMIKGPNNECIEFCQKL; translated from the coding sequence ATGGATATAACTAATAAGATAAACGAAATTGACCATATAGGAATTCCGACTGACAATATAAAAGAGACTATTGATTTTTATGAAAATCTTGGTTTCAAGGTTATTTTAAGAACTTATAATGAAGAGGCTAAAGAAGATGTTGCTTTTTTGAAGCTTCATAACTATGTGATAGAAACTTTGGAAAATGGTCAGCGATCATTTGAAGATGGTCCTTATCAGCATATTGCATTAAATGCAAAGGCAGTAGATGAATTGTATGAAGAAATGAAATCTGCAGGGTATATAATGCTTCATGACAGGGTACAATATCTACCTTTTTGGAAAAACGGAGTAAAATTTTTTATGATAAAGGGACCTAATAATGAATGTATTGAATTCTGTCAGAAACTTTAG
- a CDS encoding fused MFS/spermidine synthase, whose product MERKILKNKLYLYLTEFFAGMSVMAVELGASRLLAPYFSSSQIVWTIIIGTIMIAMALGNLYGGRAADKNPDPDRLYLRIIIAAIWIAAIPVVGKYIIIGISALLIFTVSTNFLVIAAFAACMIIFVFPLFLLGTVTPSLVKFSVDSLDDSGSVVGRLNASNTIGSIIGTFVPTFISIPAVGTSITFLIFAGILLLLCAIYFISSKVNFTKAKRLPISMVLFFICCLLGHNNSFAFWENDLTYEGESIYNYLQVRETEDRVILSTNVLFGVQSVYLKKNGPTGMYYDYAMAALPMTGRFKNTDAEDPMKVLILGNGSGTFATQCERYYKNIDITGVEIDEKISNLAYKYFELPDDLDVTTYDGRAYLNAVKDKYDLIMVDAYQDITIPFQMSSVEFFKLVADHLNEDGVMVVNMNMRSNSKGNINEYLSDTIASVFPFVMTSDVSGSYNKILYAGFNDKMDEGLFNQVESEEDKDLKEIYSKASEGLAFYESGDLIMTDDKAPVELLGMRIIDEMIADEVSFYKKIYNEDGFEGVMKAF is encoded by the coding sequence ATGGAAAGAAAGATACTTAAAAACAAATTATATTTATATCTGACAGAATTTTTTGCCGGTATGTCGGTGATGGCTGTCGAGCTAGGTGCAAGCAGATTATTAGCACCATATTTTAGTTCCTCGCAGATAGTATGGACTATTATAATAGGAACTATAATGATCGCAATGGCACTTGGAAATTTATATGGAGGAAGGGCAGCAGATAAAAACCCTGATCCTGACAGGCTTTATTTAAGAATAATTATTGCTGCAATCTGGATCGCGGCAATTCCTGTAGTTGGAAAATATATAATAATAGGCATTTCAGCATTGCTTATTTTTACAGTAAGTACAAATTTCCTTGTAATTGCAGCATTTGCAGCATGTATGATCATATTTGTTTTCCCGTTGTTTTTGCTTGGAACGGTTACGCCATCACTGGTTAAATTTTCGGTAGATAGCCTGGATGATAGTGGAAGTGTAGTTGGAAGGCTGAACGCCAGCAATACGATAGGAAGCATTATAGGTACTTTTGTCCCGACATTTATAAGTATACCGGCAGTGGGAACAAGTATTACTTTTTTGATATTTGCAGGGATACTTTTATTACTCTGTGCGATATATTTTATAAGCTCTAAGGTAAATTTTACCAAGGCCAAGAGACTTCCAATTAGCATGGTTTTATTTTTCATATGCTGTCTTCTTGGCCATAATAACAGTTTTGCATTTTGGGAGAATGATCTTACTTATGAAGGAGAATCGATCTACAATTATCTTCAGGTCAGAGAGACGGAAGACAGGGTTATTTTATCGACAAATGTATTATTTGGAGTTCAGTCAGTTTATTTGAAAAAAAATGGACCAACCGGAATGTATTATGACTATGCAATGGCAGCTTTGCCTATGACCGGAAGGTTTAAGAATACTGATGCTGAGGATCCTATGAAGGTTCTTATACTTGGAAATGGAAGCGGAACTTTTGCGACTCAGTGTGAGAGATATTATAAGAATATTGATATTACCGGAGTTGAAATTGATGAGAAGATAAGTAATCTTGCTTACAAATATTTTGAACTTCCGGATGATCTTGATGTTACGACATATGACGGCAGGGCGTATTTAAATGCTGTAAAGGATAAATACGATCTTATTATGGTAGATGCTTATCAGGATATTACGATTCCATTTCAAATGTCTTCAGTGGAATTTTTTAAGCTTGTGGCAGACCATCTCAATGAAGATGGAGTAATGGTCGTCAATATGAATATGCGAAGTAACTCAAAGGGAAATATAAATGAGTATCTTTCGGATACGATAGCCAGTGTTTTTCCTTTTGTAATGACATCTGATGTAAGCGGAAGTTATAATAAGATTTTGTATGCAGGCTTTAATGATAAGATGGATGAGGGACTTTTTAATCAGGTTGAATCCGAGGAGGATAAGGATCTGAAGGAAATATATAGTAAGGCATCAGAGGGACTTGCATTTTATGAGTCCGGAGATCTGATCATGACTGATGACAAGGCTCCGGTTGAGCTGCTTGGAATGAGGATCATAGATGAGATGATAGCAGATGAAGTAAGCTTTTATAAGAAGATTTATAATGAAGACGGATTTGAGGGAGTTATGAAGGCATTTTAA
- a CDS encoding ferritin, whose product MDKKVVELLNAQVNKEFFSAYLYLGISKFFSSQDLPGFASWYRVQAKEEQEHAMKIYDYLLEQDEDVSLDSIAEVKVDFKDALEAAKAADKHEHYITDEIGKIMDAAVEAKDYRTQLFLNWFITEQAEEERNSKDMITKIEMLNSDKKNLYLLDKEVGARK is encoded by the coding sequence ATGGATAAAAAAGTTGTTGAGTTGTTGAATGCACAAGTTAATAAAGAATTTTTTTCCGCATATCTTTACCTCGGAATATCTAAGTTTTTCAGCAGCCAGGATCTCCCGGGATTTGCTTCCTGGTACAGAGTTCAGGCAAAGGAAGAACAGGAACATGCAATGAAAATCTATGATTATCTTCTGGAGCAGGATGAGGATGTTAGTTTAGATTCGATAGCAGAAGTTAAGGTGGATTTTAAGGATGCGCTTGAAGCTGCAAAAGCTGCAGATAAGCATGAGCATTATATCACAGATGAAATTGGAAAGATCATGGACGCTGCCGTTGAAGCTAAGGACTACAGGACACAGCTTTTCCTGAACTGGTTTATAACTGAGCAGGCAGAAGAAGAAAGAAATTCTAAGGATATGATAACTAAGATTGAAATGCTTAATTCTGACAAAAAGAACCTTTATCTTCTTGATAAAGAAGTTGGGGCAAGAAAGTAA
- a CDS encoding HD domain-containing protein: protein MAYATRVLSKDRRNALVNMEIGAMLLLISDYLAYRYRGSIGETAFWMVRICNFLVYFLINYVIFSFNRYLVDLLKNEGRQEKIPILLVISKKLFYISVLFIIISQFTGVYYTFDEYNRYHRGPGFELCYMIPLVMSLFQIITIVRYRKCLEKRNYVLLMMFSILPYIASIVQVFAYGFSLTNITIVGNVVVVYIFEIFNLNRAVERANKLEIEYLKAEQRRIRRMFEQTAGALVSAIDAKDPYTHGHSIRVAAYARMIAREAGKSNEECDEIYYSALLHDIGKIGIDDLIINKSGKLSKDEFASIKLHTIIGDKILESIHDSEFLSIGAKYHHERYDGKGYPNGLAGEDIPEAARIIAIADAYDAMTSTRSYRGPMKQELVREEFVKGSGTQFDPNFVEIMIKLIDRDTEFHMHENAKTDLENVI from the coding sequence TTGGCCTATGCAACGCGAGTATTATCAAAGGATAGACGAAATGCACTGGTAAATATGGAAATTGGGGCGATGCTGCTGTTGATCTCGGATTATCTGGCGTATAGATACAGGGGCAGCATTGGGGAAACGGCTTTTTGGATGGTCAGGATATGTAATTTTTTAGTGTATTTTCTGATCAATTATGTTATTTTTTCTTTTAACAGATATCTGGTAGACTTGCTTAAGAATGAAGGTCGTCAGGAAAAAATTCCAATACTGCTTGTAATTTCAAAAAAACTTTTTTACATTTCTGTGCTTTTTATTATAATTTCTCAGTTTACCGGTGTTTATTACACCTTTGATGAATATAACAGATATCACAGGGGACCGGGATTTGAATTATGCTATATGATCCCTCTGGTGATGTCATTATTTCAAATAATAACTATCGTAAGATATCGTAAATGTCTTGAAAAACGAAACTATGTCTTGTTAATGATGTTTTCGATTTTACCGTATATTGCTTCAATTGTTCAGGTATTTGCATATGGTTTTTCTTTGACAAATATCACAATAGTCGGTAATGTTGTGGTAGTTTATATATTTGAGATATTTAATTTGAATCGTGCTGTAGAGAGGGCAAATAAACTTGAAATTGAGTATCTGAAAGCAGAACAAAGAAGAATCCGGAGAATGTTTGAGCAGACGGCCGGTGCATTAGTCAGTGCGATAGACGCAAAAGATCCATATACACATGGGCATTCAATAAGAGTTGCAGCCTATGCGAGGATGATCGCAAGAGAAGCCGGAAAATCAAATGAAGAGTGTGACGAAATATATTATTCAGCGCTCTTGCATGACATAGGAAAAATTGGTATAGATGATCTGATAATCAATAAGAGTGGAAAGCTATCTAAAGATGAGTTTGCATCTATAAAGCTTCATACAATAATTGGTGATAAGATTTTGGAAAGTATACATGATTCTGAATTTTTGAGTATTGGTGCCAAATATCATCATGAGAGATATGATGGAAAGGGATATCCAAATGGACTCGCTGGAGAAGACATTCCTGAAGCGGCGAGAATCATTGCTATAGCAGATGCCTATGATGCCATGACATCTACCCGAAGTTATCGTGGTCCAATGAAGCAGGAATTGGTAAGAGAAGAATTTGTAAAAGGTTCCGGAACTCAGTTTGATCCCAATTTTGTTGAAATAATGATAAAATTAATAGATCGAGATACAGAATTCCATATGCATGAAAATGCAAAAACTGATTTAGAAAATGTTATTTAG
- a CDS encoding ParA family protein: MRIIDMNNVRRVALVNRKGGCGKTTSLFSIAGILAGEEGKKVFVIDLDAQRNTTTTMSMNLEEDEIPEATIMDVLNGADIEDALCGVKWQARGQRNFTSYDVDVLCGAPNIDAADGIVSISEEKLAEAGERINEYINANGYEWVLVDMPPSSKTINDFCFKYLADYMLIPFSPDSYSAEGYERLMQDLADAREVNPKARIIGAFLAKKDIRFALHKAVDDELKELDFYICDVPYESAIAESTYFGRPVCFYKSNSKGSIAYRRIVNVIEDRIRKDY, translated from the coding sequence ATGAGGATAATTGATATGAATAATGTCAGGAGAGTAGCTTTAGTCAACAGAAAGGGTGGCTGTGGTAAAACAACTTCTTTATTCTCAATTGCCGGAATATTGGCAGGCGAAGAAGGAAAAAAAGTCTTTGTTATAGATCTGGATGCGCAGAGAAATACTACGACTACAATGTCTATGAATCTTGAAGAAGATGAAATCCCTGAGGCAACTATTATGGATGTCCTTAATGGGGCAGATATAGAGGATGCTTTGTGTGGTGTTAAATGGCAGGCAAGAGGACAGAGAAACTTTACGAGTTATGATGTGGATGTTTTATGCGGAGCTCCTAATATTGATGCTGCTGATGGAATAGTATCAATTTCTGAGGAGAAACTTGCTGAGGCCGGCGAAAGAATTAATGAATATATAAACGCCAATGGATATGAATGGGTTCTTGTAGATATGCCGCCGTCATCTAAAACAATTAATGATTTTTGCTTTAAGTATCTTGCAGATTATATGCTTATACCTTTTTCACCTGATTCTTATTCAGCTGAGGGTTATGAGCGTTTGATGCAGGATCTGGCAGATGCCAGAGAGGTTAATCCTAAAGCAAGAATTATAGGTGCATTCTTGGCAAAAAAAGATATAAGATTTGCTCTGCATAAGGCCGTTGATGACGAATTAAAAGAACTTGATTTTTATATCTGTGATGTACCTTATGAGTCGGCAATTGCAGAATCAACATATTTTGGAAGACCGGTTTGTTTTTATAAATCAAATTCTAAGGGAAGCATAGCTTATCGAAGAATTGTAAACGTAATAGAAGACAGGATAAGAAAAGATTATTGA
- a CDS encoding ParB N-terminal domain-containing protein gives MAKNFKKRNSAFAAAKAAESIMAKQDEIKVLPIDKIDAYADNNEDISNIDDLLASMKENGFTDPIEVTNYGCEDGRYVVLSGHRRLHAWNTLHNGSQPVKCIVVDSAKFKSDADVKNYVLMANSQRDSAKDPLLLIKRYKEHEKYLNEIKFDGNIRDEIANRLGISTQQADRYKQLGKCIPEIQQMVAEEKIGMSTAVYIAPLETADQEKFYQIMLEAIADETSITRTVMQKMIKHFKAGHNDWSAIKEEMYREDHPDMPLVSVDPTEESSDENSGTVDDETDEYDTDEASEEYQADEDISEEDTDDEEEYSKESEESSERKNANDLIRALKKLDLLLNNKIYDFEDEEAVVNMARETVNSIKENIIDPFDAK, from the coding sequence TTGGCTAAAAATTTCAAAAAAAGAAACTCTGCTTTTGCAGCTGCAAAGGCTGCAGAAAGTATAATGGCAAAGCAGGATGAGATCAAAGTTTTGCCGATAGACAAAATAGATGCCTACGCAGATAATAATGAAGATATTTCAAATATAGATGATCTGCTTGCGTCTATGAAGGAAAATGGATTTACCGATCCAATAGAGGTTACAAATTATGGCTGTGAAGACGGAAGATATGTTGTATTGTCCGGCCACAGACGATTACACGCATGGAATACATTACATAACGGAAGTCAGCCGGTGAAATGTATTGTTGTTGACTCAGCAAAATTTAAGTCTGATGCCGATGTAAAAAACTACGTCTTAATGGCAAACTCGCAGAGAGATTCAGCAAAGGATCCTTTATTGCTGATCAAACGATATAAAGAACATGAGAAATATTTAAATGAAATAAAGTTTGATGGGAATATCAGGGATGAGATAGCTAATCGCCTTGGAATTTCAACTCAGCAGGCTGACCGTTATAAACAGCTTGGAAAATGTATTCCCGAAATCCAGCAGATGGTAGCAGAAGAAAAAATAGGGATGTCTACAGCCGTTTATATAGCGCCTCTTGAAACTGCGGATCAGGAAAAGTTTTATCAGATAATGCTTGAAGCTATAGCAGATGAAACTTCAATAACAAGAACTGTTATGCAGAAGATGATAAAGCATTTTAAGGCAGGTCATAATGACTGGTCGGCAATAAAAGAGGAAATGTACAGAGAGGATCATCCGGATATGCCATTAGTATCAGTAGATCCTACTGAGGAAAGTTCAGATGAAAACTCCGGCACAGTAGATGATGAAACTGATGAGTATGATACAGATGAGGCTTCAGAAGAATATCAGGCTGATGAAGATATTTCGGAAGAAGACACAGATGACGAAGAAGAATACTCTAAAGAATCAGAGGAATCCAGTGAGAGAAAGAACGCCAATGATCTGATCCGGGCATTGAAAAAACTTGATCTTCTTCTTAATAACAAGATTTATGATTTTGAGGATGAGGAAGCCGTTGTAAATATGGCAAGAGAAACGGTCAATAGTATAAAAGAGAATATTATAGATCCTTTTGATGCAAAATAA
- a CDS encoding MarR family transcriptional regulator codes for MTKDKIKEIMDACYQAKRVRDMLPALPGGVTSSHIHYLDTLRKLEKTTDRVKVSDISDELGLPRPSVTKTLKNMEEMGFIEKESTDADGRYVFIKITDKGRALVDKYVDRYFDSLSEDLKDISDEDVDKMIEVVRKIYIVMSKRKEK; via the coding sequence ATGACAAAGGATAAGATAAAAGAAATTATGGATGCCTGTTATCAGGCGAAACGTGTTAGAGATATGTTGCCGGCACTTCCGGGAGGAGTAACTTCGTCACACATTCATTATCTGGATACACTTAGGAAACTGGAAAAAACAACTGACAGAGTTAAGGTAAGTGATATAAGCGATGAACTCGGACTTCCGAGGCCGAGTGTTACCAAAACTCTTAAAAATATGGAAGAAATGGGATTTATAGAGAAAGAAAGCACGGATGCTGACGGAAGATATGTTTTTATAAAAATTACTGATAAGGGCAGGGCGCTGGTAGATAAATATGTGGACAGATACTTTGATAGTCTGTCAGAAGATCTTAAAGATATCTCTGATGAAGATGTTGATAAGATGATAGAAGTAGTTAGAAAAATTTATATAGTAATGAGTAAGAGGAAAGAAAAATGA
- a CDS encoding MATE family efflux transporter, producing MSLSEKSNFTQGSIIKKMIPFMMPILGALILQAAYGAVDLLVVGRFGSTAGLSAVSTGSQILNLATFVITQLAMGITVLIARYIGEKTTGQIGELLGGVAAVFTIIASVLFVVMVFLSNPLAVIMQAPEEAIPLTSLYVKICGGGIFFIVAYNVLSAIFRGLGDSKSPLIFVAVACAVNVVGDLVLVAGCHLDAAGAAIATVAAQAVSVILALVLLKKRNLPFTVSRKDFRINKQCRRFLKVGIPLALQEFLTQMSFLALCAFVNRLGLEASSGYGVACKIVNFAMLVPSALMQSMASFVSQNVGAGKEDRAKKAMFTGMGIGICVGIIVFTSVWFFGDILTSAFTTDSSVIQKGYEYLRGFAPETILTAIMFSMVGYFNGHEKTVWVMIQGLTQTLLVRLPFAYIMSIQPDASLTNIGLAAPIATCFGIVLNVGFYIYSNRKKKK from the coding sequence ATGAGTTTGAGTGAGAAATCAAATTTTACACAGGGAAGTATCATAAAGAAGATGATACCGTTTATGATGCCGATCCTGGGGGCGCTTATTTTACAGGCGGCGTACGGTGCAGTCGATCTTTTGGTTGTAGGACGATTTGGAAGTACTGCGGGTTTATCGGCAGTATCTACGGGAAGTCAGATATTAAATCTAGCAACATTTGTGATCACACAGCTTGCAATGGGAATAACTGTTTTGATAGCAAGATATATCGGTGAGAAGACGACCGGACAGATAGGAGAGCTTCTGGGTGGTGTGGCTGCAGTATTTACGATAATTGCATCAGTATTGTTTGTTGTAATGGTATTTCTGTCAAATCCATTAGCTGTAATCATGCAGGCGCCTGAAGAGGCAATACCGCTTACATCTTTATATGTGAAGATCTGTGGCGGAGGAATATTTTTTATTGTCGCATATAATGTTCTTTCAGCTATTTTCAGAGGTCTTGGAGATAGTAAGTCTCCGTTGATCTTTGTTGCGGTTGCTTGTGCAGTTAATGTAGTCGGTGATCTTGTTTTAGTGGCAGGATGCCATTTGGATGCGGCTGGAGCTGCAATTGCAACTGTAGCTGCACAAGCTGTCAGCGTTATACTGGCGCTGGTTTTATTGAAAAAAAGGAATCTTCCGTTTACTGTCAGCAGAAAAGATTTCAGAATAAATAAGCAATGCAGACGTTTCCTTAAAGTTGGTATTCCCCTGGCGCTGCAGGAGTTTCTGACTCAGATGTCATTTTTGGCTCTTTGTGCATTTGTTAATCGACTTGGACTCGAGGCATCATCAGGATACGGAGTTGCCTGTAAAATAGTTAATTTTGCCATGTTAGTTCCGAGTGCGCTCATGCAGTCAATGGCTTCTTTTGTTTCGCAGAATGTTGGAGCAGGAAAAGAAGACAGGGCAAAGAAAGCCATGTTTACTGGAATGGGTATTGGAATATGTGTAGGTATTATAGTATTTACATCAGTATGGTTTTTCGGAGATATACTTACATCAGCATTTACAACAGATTCAAGTGTAATTCAGAAAGGCTATGAATATTTAAGGGGCTTTGCGCCTGAAACTATCCTCACAGCAATAATGTTCAGCATGGTTGGATATTTTAACGGACATGAAAAAACGGTATGGGTCATGATACAGGGGCTTACACAGACCTTACTTGTAAGACTTCCTTTTGCTTATATAATGAGCATACAGCCGGATGCGAGCCTGACAAACATAGGACTTGCAGCACCCATAGCCACTTGTTTCGGTATAGTATTAAATGTAGGTTTTTATATTTACAGTAACCGAAAGAAAAAAAAATAA